A region of the Carya illinoinensis cultivar Pawnee chromosome 16, C.illinoinensisPawnee_v1, whole genome shotgun sequence genome:
AACAAATAGTCAAAAGCATTGTGTGTATCACTTACAGAATTTTCCCGTAGAACTTCAAAGATATCATCACGACGCCATAATCTGCTGCGTTTTCCAGGCTCTTCACGATCTTCACAGCGAACAATTTCCCGACCCGTTCTTTGTAGTAAACTATGCATCCACAATTTTTTCTCCAAAATAGTGATAAGAGATTTGTCCTCAAGAGTTACTATATCAATGGTTGGCCGATAGCCGCTGGAAGCTTCCAATAAATCTAATACTCGATCTTGGTCTTCCTCGTGGAAGAAACACGCAATATCTAAGAACATTTTTTTCTCTGTCTCTGCCAATGCATCATAGTCTTTTTCGAGTTGCTCTTGAATATGTTGATCAGGATATTCTTGTAATCTAGCCAGCAAACTACTCCATACCTTTCCTCCTTTTGTCCGCAGGTAGAAACCCAAACGTTTAAGAGTTAAAGGATGACCCTCGGCATAACTCACATAGCCATTGCATAAGTTTTGATCTCTAAATTGAACAGAGTTATTATGAAAGGCTTCTTGACAAAAAAGCTGTAAAGCCTCTCTTTCTTGTAGTCCTTTAATCGGGTATATATTTTCCACTCCATGACTTTTTAACAACTGTCTATCTTTTGTGGTCACAATGATTCTACTCCCTCGTCCAAACCAATTGCAGTTTCCAGCTAATGTTTCTAATTGTTCTCTttcatccacatcatcaagaacaATAAGAACTTTTGCGTCACGTAATCTATTCCTTGTCACATTAATTCCCTTCAGCACATCCCATTTTTCTTCGTCATCCTTCAACTTCATATCAGAAAGGAGATTTTCTTGTAAAGCAACTAGACCATTTTCTTTAGAACGCGAACTAACATTTTCGATAAAGCTTACAGCTTGGAATCGACGCTTGAACTTCCGAAAAATAACTCGTGCAAGAGTTGTCTTGCCCATTCCACTCATCCCGCATATCCCTACAAAGCGAGGATGATCATCCGtttcaatatttaaatgattaTCCATTTCCATAAGATGAGAGTCCATCCCAACAAGGTTGTACTCGGGATCACCGCGAATAAGTTCCTTCACTTTTCTAGATATCCTTTCAACAATGCTTTTGATAAACATCGGCTCATCATCCCTATAAAACAGATAAAATAAAGCCTATCGATGAGTCAACTCAAAACCGACACAAATCACAGAGAGATATGTAAGAGGTGATTCTTTGTGTGTTTGCCTTAAAACAAGTGAAATTTATAAGAAGACGTTTTTTTATTGCCCAAAGCAAAACACTTCGAGTATGGTATACTGAGATGAGATTGCTTCTTAATTGAATAAAGAGATTTTtcgtaaaagcaaaagtgccatgccaaccttgtgcaacagGGCACATGGTTAATAATTTGGTATTCTATTATTGATTTAGTATTTGGCATGgtgatgaaaataatatttcaaaaattaagatgattaaaaaaaaagattatatggAACTTGTGGAATAGGTTTCTTCAAGTATACTTTTTAGGCATTGAagtttatcaaaataaaatgtgaCGGAAGAAACGGACGAAATTCTTTGTAGAAACCTGATTGAAAGCTTACAGTATTTAAATACTTCTACTGGAGACCGATATTATGAATGCATGCTACAAATTAGCTAGTCAAGCCAATTACATCTAATTAGGACAGTTGAGAAGAATATTGAGACAAATTAAGTCCTTAAATCTTGTTATAGTGATACAGTAATAAATTCTGTATTTTACAGCCAAAacgagtaaaaaaaaatttgaaaaagaagaaagattcTCACTAGAGAAAAATCTTGTATCTTACTCGTTGGTCTTCAAATGTCTTCCAGTGTGATTGGCCATTTCTTTCAAAGCATTTTTCCAAGTTTGCACCTTTTCTTTGTTCTCAGGATTTTTCTCGTGTTGAGCAAAGGCATCTCCAAAGGCGCCCTTCTGGTGCCGCACATCACTAGGTTCTACATGATAGAAAATGGGCACAACATTCATCTCTCTATCGTTCATGCATTCAACAATCTTTGCAAGTTCTTCCAAGCACCATGTCGATGATGCATACTCTTTTGAAATAATGATGACCGCCATTTGTGACTTCTCTATTGCTTCCAAGAGTTCCTTCTTAATGGGTGTTCCGATCTCCAGTCTTTCATCATCCTTAAAGGTGTAGATAAATTTCTCACGCAATGCATTGAATAGATGGCTGGTAAATGTATTACGGGTATCACCTCTGAAACTGAGGAAAACTTCGTATTTCCATCTGTGTTCGGAACAAGAGGAAGGATCTGATGATGATGGGGTTGTTTGAATATTGCTGGTGGAAGCCATATCGGACACTTGGCTTAGCTAATTAAGCATCTTTGAGTTTAGATTATAAAGGATATACAATGCAAAAGCAAGCCCTCAATTAACTGATCGATCATCCCCAAAACTCATGCTAACACTAAAATCTGCTCATCTCCAGGGGTGGGTGAACAAACGGAACAACGGAAATCTGCTCTACTTTCAACACAACTTTTAAAAAGTGAAAGtaaattgtatattattttcCACACGTATTTAAGTGTACAGTGGCCATGATTCCCGGAGGCTGGCCTGGAGTCTGTTGAGGTATGAGATCAGGCTTATCATTGTGCTGTATCTTTACAGCTGGATCCTTTGACTTTGGgtcaatatttgtaaaaaagtacTACAAGTTGTGTCTCCCAACGTAGGATACATGATCAGGCTAACACTGATCGCGTATACACATATACCAGGAACTAGAAGGAAAATAGATAGAAATAAAAGCATTGGGTAGGAGACGACCCTGCAGttgaaattttttgaataagCGATTCTTTACCTAATCTTTTGATCACTTTCGGACATTTTTTCCTCCTTAGAGCATTagttaaatgtaaaataaatgtaTTGTTAGCTATTACAATAATAAAACTGTCCATATTAGATTAGACAAAGGATagctataataatttttaattgcaATAAttctaaaactaaattcaaatttttttataacactctctTTCTGGTACTTCATTTGTCATTACTTTTGTGCATACTTTGAttcatttttacttttgtatttattttatcttattattatttttgtatgtgCACACCATACTATCATGTTACAGACGTCATTCGGGTGTTTTTGttttctagtattttttttaaaattaaatttattttattactatatattaaataaataaatttgatataaataaaataatttaagttaaatatattttaaattatattattattatataataataaaaaaacaattgttAAAATTTGACGTGGATAGCTACAATGGTAAAAGTGAGATTCGACTTTCTACAACGTGAGTGCTCTTAGctagagctagctagctatagggACTCGTGATTCTGACGCATTCTGTACCTATACTTGCATGAGGATTTTTGTCTAGGAATTGGAGCCAATACGGTGGATGACAACTGATACAGCTGGTACCAATTATATATTACCATCTCTTTAGATTTTCCGTAGATTTCCTACCCACTTGCCCGACTTCTGTCTCTTGCAGCCAATACGGTGGATGGCAACTCATACAGCTGgttacaattatatattattatctctTTTCATATAGATTTTGTACGGAAAAgtataattgtaagtataattatatattaatctgtgtattaatataatgtgattggtcaaaaagtaaattttattaaaaataatgttaatttaaattttaaatataaataaatcagtgtttgtatataaattaatgcacaactatacttatatataacaaaattcattttctacCCATCTCCTTAAAATATAACTCATACAGCtggttataattatatattattatctctTTTCATATAGATTTTCTATCCATCTCCTTAAAATATTGACATTTATTCGACATTTTTTagaatgtaattaatatataattttttttcttttaatgaatcattcaaaattttaaatttatattaaaataatcatcaccttctctataataataaaatattattacttaaaaatataaataaaaaataaaatttagtgaATAGCATAACGAGAaagaatatttctttttcagAAATGCTAAAACTCTCTAATTGGAGAGCTAAAAAATCTAccgaatctttttttttttaagtgataaaatttttttttaaaacgatgttgtgaatttattttaaaaaaaaatatttaaaaatataaaaaaaaaattacattccaTAGAAATTCAGACTACACCCTTAGATAGACGGGCACCgctcttttcttttccatattATCAaggtaaaatgaaaatgaaaatggtacCGTTTTGTATACCAAAGTTAATGGGCATGAGTAGGAGGGagtatcggccggtccggaccttTTCCCCGAACCAGACCGGGAGAAGGTCCGGTCGGCCTCAGTCCTATTTTCCCTGGACCGAGGGGGTTTCAGTTCGGTCCCAGTCCAAGTCCAGGGGGTTTTTTGCCCCGGACCGGACTGAGCCTGAAACcgaatgaatattatatattattaatatattttattatttatataatatttataattatatataattatttataatttttatctaacctaataggctaatatttatcatactaattattaatatatataattttatactaatactaatataataatatttatactaacttaCTAAGACTAAGACTAAATCACTAACCGTCtaaattaataaatcactattagttattacatgatatttacatctagttattagttataaacttgtagtaaataagttaatacatATATTCGGCCTCAAAAGTAAATTCATTTAAACACATAAAGTCCCCTCTCTCTGTACCTAGAGTGGAGTTTTTCTTCTCGTCGGAGTACGAGTTTGTGTTAACAAATGGAGTCTGATTTGGAGACACTGTATGCTGCGCTCACCGTCACTGagaaagagaatgaagaggTGGTGGTGGAGACTAGTAAGGTTGAGGAAGTACTTGCTCGTGGTGTACATTGTTTCATTATGAAGTTGGTTACTCGGAAGCATTATAACCATGAAGCTTTTAAGCAAACCATGCGCAAGGTGTGGCGTCCAGTTAAGAGTATTAAGTTCCGtgatttcaattttgtttttacCATGGTTGAATTTGCAGATGTTGGGGATAAACGGAAAGTGTTACGGGAGGGCCCTTGGTCATTTGACAAACAAGTGGTTATTATTCAACCGTTTGAAGGACATATACAGCTTAATTCTCTGCATATGGTCCATGCGGCGTTTTGGGTTAGAATTTTCGATCTTCCTTTAATGGCTCGTAATGGGTATGTGGGGAAACTTGTTGGTGGTATGTTGGGAGAAGTTTTAGAAGTGGATTTAGAGATAGGAGAAGTGGAGTGGGGGGAGTATATGAGGGTGCGAGTTCAACTCGATATCACTCAACCACTACAACGTCGCAAGTGGCTAAAGATTGGCGATGGTCCATCTTGTTGGGTTCGACTTGCTTATGAAAGATTGCCGGATTTCTGTCACGTTTGTGGTATTATTGGGCACACACAGAGGGAATGTGAGGTTTGTACCCCATCGGTGTTGAATTCTGGAAATTTACCCTATGGGGTTTGGTTGAGATCTGGGTACTCAACGGGTCAGAGTGTTCTTGGCATGCAATCAATGGCTAAGGCATCACGGCCGACAACGGTGACAGTTATTCCATCACCCATAACGGACTATGTTGTGGGTACCGACGAGCAGTTGACAACGGTTGAAGATCCCCATTAGTTGGTAACGGTTCATCTCTTCCACAGGTGTCTCTGAAACTGATAAGGGCGGAATCCTTGTTAACTGTTGATAAACAGGCGTCTGAGGTGATTCCAGCGCACTCTACGGAGGTAGTTTCAGATACTGATGGTAATTCCATGGAAGGTAGTCGGTTGCAGTTGAATGAGGGCATTTCTAACTTTCCGGAGGGGGAAGGAGTCTGTTTGGTGGATATCCCGATTACATTTAATGGTGAGTTGCTAGTGGGCTCGACCAAGCAAATAAATTTGACCAGCTTTCGGGTTGCCCATTCGAAGGAGCCCACG
Encoded here:
- the LOC122298520 gene encoding disease resistance protein RUN1-like, with translation MASTSNIQTTPSSSDPSSCSEHRWKYEVFLSFRGDTRNTFTSHLFNALREKFIYTFKDDERLEIGTPIKKELLEAIEKSQMAVIIISKEYASSTWCLEELAKIVECMNDREMNVVPIFYHVEPSDVRHQKGAFGDAFAQHEKNPENKEKVQTWKNALKEMANHTGRHLKTNEDDEPMFIKSIVERISRKVKELIRGDPEYNLVGMDSHLMEMDNHLNIETDDHPRFVGICGMSGMGKTTLARVIFRKFKRRFQAVSFIENVSSRSKENGLVALQENLLSDMKLKDDEEKWDVLKGINVTRNRLRDAKVLIVLDDVDEREQLETLAGNCNWFGRGSRIIVTTKDRQLLKSHGVENIYPIKGLQEREALQLFCQEAFHNNSVQFRDQNLCNGYVSYAEGHPLTLKRLGFYLRTKGGKVWSSLLARLQEYPDQHIQEQLEKDYDALAETEKKMFLDIACFFHEEDQDRVLDLLEASSGYRPTIDIVTLEDKSLITILEKKLWMHSLLQRTGREIVRCEDREEPGKRSRLWRRDDIFEVLRENSGTKKVQGIMLSLSSPRQKEDLNPEAFSNMKKLRLIKICGVNLPPRGLDSLSNWLRLMEWHQYSLGCIPESFQPSNLVELIMHRSSFVELPMAFLKLKKLKVMDFSGSEKLMMTPDFSGCPSLQKLIFEGCTKLSEVHPSIGALDRLILLNLKECKKLLVFPSAICCLPALKTLILSGTTLSLQNFFSGLTSLVALDLSDCNLLDGALPDDLNSLSSLESLNLSRNNFTCLPGSISQLPKLKSLCLDNCSGLQLLPNLPSTTLVMTRECTSLPNFSNQVVGSTSGGGESTVINCHSEVSSLYPHCQPPGMEEQIHQNDKYHGMPQTGIPSQYDQECPSRNIVSNELGGLTSAGGSTSDDMLREASGVGSARKRKMGEAFGQGEMAKEVRFDKPDQPNAD